In Zingiber officinale cultivar Zhangliang unplaced genomic scaffold, Zo_v1.1 ctg127, whole genome shotgun sequence, a genomic segment contains:
- the LOC122035953 gene encoding uncharacterized protein LOC122035953, with protein MLVEELLITMEISLLIDVKKERVILAESNSDFIDVLFSFLTLPLGTIVRILEKQSSLGFMDRLYESVQKLDIDYFSTEACKTMLLAPRSVSDLRCEDLKLRPDDSYPRSIYICKTPDCFYNGRKPCSREAHTVCSQCGRTMTRYYSSIDDRIAGEFHVDKELKDHINFAKEKKEENIGGVFVVKGGRFLVTDDLYVMQSSTKNTLAEMKKHGIENFDSCPLEQRRVTLQRSTVLDILKNSLAESKTVLTNVFLKERKLEQNGNGVVISRNISPLFHLRRKSISKEIIVKLQWNKTNDDIVYVEAGADLVDYLFSFLTLTLGAVVNLLDGVSGIGSIDNLYQSVRELHYLYKCIKSEQCLWELTLPIVASHYRCDNQLLEIREEDYWLDLRALFPRGAAEMSKMILVDPKSPVGGSKGGGRFMKRSNKFLVAEDMGVYPFSSLTALDIMKKYNTEYDTLHLDDIEEETITLGGRELNNTSLLKKGPLHMFRLNHLPTPLQLSVAATMLKAAFENAFIMTDIELEVQGVEMIDITKAEIATIATPTSAPVITFPPSLALMEVVPVPLDGDTSLPLAPLLEVIPPGS; from the exons ATGCTGGTTGAAGAACTACTAATAACTATGGAAATCAGTCTTCTGATCGACGTGAAAAAGGAACGCGTGATATTGGCGGAGTCAAATAGCGATTTTATAGACGTATTGTTTAGCTTTCTGACGTTGCCGTTGGGCACCATCGTCCGTATCCTCGAGAAGCAATCCTCCCTCGGCTTCATGGATCGCCTTTACGAGAGCGTCCAGAAACTCGATATCGATTACTTCAGCACAGAAGCCTGCAAAACGATGTTGCTGGCTCCGAGAAGCGTGTCTGATTTAAGATGCGAGGATCTAAAGCTTCGCCCTGACGATTCATATCCACGGAGCATTTATATTTGCAAGACCCCTGATTGCTTCTACAACGGAAGAAAACCTTGTAGCAGAGAAGCACATACTGTGTGTTCGCAGTGTGGCCGCACCATGACACGTTATTATTCGTCGATTGATGATAGAATTGCAGGTGAATTCCATGTGGACAAGGAATTAAAGGATCATATTAATTTTGCTaaagagaaaaaggaagaaaatatTGGCGGCGTTTTTGTAGTAAAAGGGGGGAGGTTTCTGGTTACAGATGATCTATATGTGATGCAGAGCTCCACGAAGAATACTTTGGCAGAGATGAAAAAACACGGAATTGAAAATTTTGACAGCTGCCCCTTGGAGCAAAGGAGAGTGACGCTCCAAAGATCTACG GTTCTGGATATACTCAAAAACTCATTGGCAGAATCCAAAACTGTATTGACAAATGTTTTCCTGAAAGAGAGGAAATTAGAGCAAAATGGCAATGGTGTAGTTATCTCTAGAAATATATCCCCACTATTTCATTTAAGGAGGAAATCTATATCTAAAGAAATAATTGTCAAGTTACAATGGAACAAAACTAATGACGATATTGTTTATGTTGAAGCGGGAGCGGATCTTGTAGATTATCTATTTAGTTTTCTTACACTTACTTTGGGGGCTGTGGTGAATCTATTAGATGGGGTCTCTGGCATCGGAAGCATTGACAATCTATATCAAAGTGTTCGAGAATTACATTACTTGTATAAATGCATCAAATCAGAGCAGTGCTTATGGGAACTTACACTTCCAATTGTGGCCTCCCACTATCGTTGTGATAATCAACTTTtagaaataagagaagaagacTATTGGCTTGATTTAAGAGCATTATTCCCTCGAGGAGCTGCTGAAATGTCAAAGATGATACTTGTTGATCCAAAGTCTCCCGTTGGTGGTTCCAAAGGCGGTGGGAGATTCATGAAAAGATCGAATAAGTTTTTAGTAGCGGAAGATATGGGTGTATATCCATTTAGTTCTTTAACAGCGTTGGATATTATGAAAAAATACAACACTGAATACGACACTTTGCACTTGGACGATATCGAAGAAGAGACGATTACACTAGGAGGACGAGAG CTCAACAACACTTCTTTGCTCAAGAAGGGGCCGCTTCACATGTTTAGGCTAAACCATCTTCCAACTCCTCTTCAACTATCTGTTG CTGCCACAATGCTTAAAGCTGCATTTGAGAATGCCTTTATAATGACTGATATTGAATTGGAGGTACAAGGTGTTGAAATGATTGATATAACCAAGGCGGAGATCGCTACAATTGCCACACCTACCTCAGCACCTGTCATCACATTCCCCCCTTCGTTAGCTCTGATGGAGGTTGTTCCAGTGCCCCTTGATGGGGATACCTCTTTGCCTCTGGCCCCTCTACTAGAGGTGATTCCTCCTGGCAGTTGA